GCGCGCGACCCTTCTTTGGTTCGTTTGGTTCGAGGGCGCCGTTTGCTAGCAGCGGATTTCAAAAGATCTGCGAGCTGTTCCCGGCTGAGGCGATCGGCCAAGACAATTGCCGGCTGGTGTGTGTCAGGGTTTACATCTGCCAAGAGATGGGCCGCGGCATCGACGGCGTTTTCCTCTGCCTCCCGGAGATTTGGCGCGGCCAGGGCTACCTCGACATAGGAGGAAGCGACATCGTCCTCGGGGTCAAAGCGGACGACGACGCGCCATGCGGTGACCCCCAAGTCCTTGCCGTCCTCATCCACGTTTTTTTCGCTGTCTACGTTGAGCAGCAGGCGCCATTCGTCCTTTAGGGATTCGACGATCTCATCGAACCGAAGGCCGTCCGGGGAACGATCGCTCAGAAGAACGCCCCGGTGCTCGTGGGCAGCCGAATCAGCGCCCGCCGGCTCGCTCATTTCCTCGAGGTCGAACGCGGCAAGGATTTTCTCGATCCTCTCTTTCAGCTCGGGCTGGGCACGAACCGTCACAATTTTGTGCTCGTCAATGAACACATAGAAAAAAGGGTCTTCGCTCATCGCGCCGAAACCGATCATGCCGTCTTCGAAAAACAGGTCGCGGCACTCACGCACAATTTCCAGGAATCGATCTGCGCCCAACAGGTCGTACGAGATATACGGGTCGATTTCGCGATACGCGTCCTGGCCGAGCACGTCGAGAATCGGGTAGATTCGTCCCGGCAACAACGAAAAGAGCATGCGGCAGAGTGGTTCCACCCGGTCGGCTGGCGCGACGATGTCAAAGACGTAACGGTCGGGCCACTCTTCCCACTCTGCAGTGCCATCAGAATCATCGCCCCCGTCCGCCGGCTCGAACAGGACCGTGTATCCGGCGCGTGGCGCCATGTCCTCGACGGGATACACGCCGAGCGGGAACTTGAAGCCGCCGACTTCGACGCGCTTGATGCTGGGATCGGCTTTGCAGCGGGGCAATGGGTCTCCGAGGGAGCGGTGCGAGAATCAATCGGCGGCTCGGACAGTCTAAGCCGGCGTCCGCGACGTACGCTGGGGCAATGGCGAACGAAGGAATCGGCAATCAACGAGACGGCGCGGAACTGGTGGCGGTATGCGTGGGGAATTCGCGCACGCGCATCGGGATTGTCTCGAACGGCAAGGTGCTGGAGGGGAGGTCGGTCGAGCAGCCGGAAGCGCTGGAAGCCTGCCTTGCCTTGCGAGAATCGAGCGGTGCGTCGGCGTTTGTGATCGCAAGCGTGAACAAGGCTGTCTCCGTCAAACTCGAAATGGACCTTTCGGCCCGGGGGAGCGTCTACGTCATCGGCCGGGATCTCGAGATTCCGATACGCCATGCACTCGACGACGCCTCCACAGTCGGACAGGACCGGCTGCTCGATGCGATCGGCGCGTACGCCAGATTGAAAGAAGCGTGCGTCATCGCCGACTTCGGAACGGCGATCACCATCGATTTCGTCGATGGGGAGGGAACCTTCCACGGAGGGGTGATCGCTCCCGGAGTCCGCGCGACGCTGCGGGCGATGCACAGCGCGACAAGCGCGCTGCCCGAACTGGAATTCGAGGTTCCCGAGGCGGCGCGCGGCCCGTTCGGAAAAGATACCGCGCACGCGATGCGGCTTGGCGTGCGAAATGCCGTTGTGGGGCTTCTGCGTCACACCGTGGAGCAATTCGCGGAGCGGTTCGGGACTTTTCCGACGGTGATCGCGACCGGAGGCGATGCCGGTCTCGTTGAAGACGATCCGATGGTCGACCGGGTCGTGCCGGATCTGCAGATGATGGGAGTCGCCGAGGTTTGCCGCGTCGCACTCGGTGGGGAAGGTGGGGAGAGTGGGGAGGGTGGGGAGTCCGACCCGCCGGAGCGCGAATGAATAGGGCGGGATGGAGTTTGCAATCGCCGATGGGGACCGGTGCTGTCGCGGTCATCGGCTTGAGCGCGCCAGATGGCCCGGAGTTGGATCAGCTGCTGGAAAGATTGAGGATTCACCATCTCGAAGTTGGTCGCATCGCGCTACACGATCTTTTGGGCGTCGATCGGTGTGTCGTGATGCGATGGAGCGAAACGGCGGCGGCGCTGATGCCGCACGGCGGCGGCGCGGTCGTGCGGGCGGTGTGCGAAGCTCTCGAGGCGTGCGGGCTCAAGCGTCTTGACGACGATCGGCCGGCGGATTTGTACCAGGAGGCGGCGGGCGAAATCGAGGCGGCAATGCTTGCGGTTTTGGCGCGTGCGAGAAGTCCGCTTGCGGTCGATCTGCTGCTCGATCAACCCAGGCGCTGGAGTGAGTTGCGCCTGAAAAGCGATCCGGATCGGGACCGCCTGTTGAATCGATTGATCGATCCACCTTTGGTCGTCGCGCGGGGCGCGAGCAACATCGGGAAGAGCACGCTCGTGAACGCCCTCGCGGGGCGGAGGGTTTCGCTCGTTGCCGACGAACCCGGCACCACGCGCGATCACGTCGGGGTGTTTCTCGACCTAGCGGGCTTGGTCGTTCGCTACGTCGATACGCCCGGAATGCGCGAGCAAGCGCCAGAAATCGAAGCCGAGGCGGTGCGCATTACGCGGGACGTTCTGGCGCAGGCCGATCTGGTCCTCTCGTGCAGCGATCCAGGCGCTGCTCCCGTGGACGGTTCGGATCTGCCGGCAAGCGCAGATATTTTGCGGGTGGGACTTCGGAGTGATCTTGGGAGTCAAACGCATCCGGTTGAAGTCGAGGTGAGCGCTCGAGATTCGGATTCGCTCGCGAGGCTGGTTGAGCTGGTTCGCGAGAAGCTGGTGCCGCGATGGGTGCTCGATCACCCGGGGCCTTGGCGGTTCTGGAAAGCCGGGGAGGTTCAAGGAGTTCACCCCTAGAATCGCGACCGTGCGCGGCGGTCAGGCGGATGCCGGGGCGCGCCAAGTCGGATTTGAGGGCACCCATGGACGAGCAACGCAAGAACATTCAGATTCGGGAGCGGGCTGGCCTTGAAGAGGCTCGCCTCAATCAGGACTTTATCGATTTCATCACGAAGTGGAGCACGCCCCTGCTCCTGCTGATCGCCCTCGGTGTCGGCGGAAACTACTTGTATCAGCAATACACCAAGCGGCAGTCCGAGCGGCTTGCCGCGGGTTTCGAGCAATTGGCTGCCGCGGCGGCGGTGCAGAATCCGAGCCCGGATTCGCTCCGGCAGGTCGCGCTCGAATTCGAAGGCGTTGCGAGCGTCGCGGAGATCGCGCGACTCAAGGCCGCGGACGCGTACATGCGAGCGGTTACGCGGGGCGTGAAGCCCGGCGCGGAAGTGAACCCTGACGGGACAATCGCGAACATCAGTGATGAGTTGACTCCGGAAGACCGCGAAAGTTTCCTCAACCTCGCGGCCGAGCAATACCAGACCGTGGCGGACGCCACGCGCGGAGTAGCGAACAAGGAATCGCTGTACATCGGCGCCTTGTTCGGATTGGCCTCGGTCGCGGAATCGCGCGGCAACGCGGACGAAGCGAAGAAGTACTACGAGCAGATCAAGTCGGCGTCGGCAAATATCCCCGGCTTTTCCGAGTTTGCGGACGTCGCCACCAAGCGCATCGCCGATCTGCCGAAAGTGCTGGCGGTTTCCAAGTTGCCGTCAAAGGCTTCTTTGCCGCCGGCGACCAAGGAAGACGAAAAGCCGGCGATGCCAGTAGCAGTGCCGCACGATGCGCCTGCCGGACCCTCGCTGCTGGGCCCGATCGGCCCGGAAGCGCCGAGCGCACCCGAGCCGGCGAATGCTGGACCGAAGACCGAACCCAAGCCCGAGCAAGCCCCGGAGTAAGTTGGCGGGTGAGCGCGGGCAAGATCGGTGTCGGACACACAATGAGCCCTGGCGAGAAGCCATCGAAGAGTCGGAAGCGGGATGGCGGAGACGCGGCACGCGCTGAAAGTGAGAACGACGAGGCGGTCGAGATCGAACTGGCCGGAGACCAGAAGTGGGACGCGGGCCCGCTCGTGAGCACGGGCGGCAAAGTGGACGCTTCGGCACTCGAGAGAGTGATCTCCGAGAGCGAAGCGGGCGAAGACGACGCGGAAGTTCGGACGGTCCGCTTCAAGCTGCTCCGGAATCTGGACAAGCGGCTCGACAAGTATTTGTGCGATCGAATCACGTTCATGAGCCGCAATCAGCTGCAGAAGCTGATTGATGAAGGCGGCGTGAGCGTGAACGGAAGGGCGCCGAAGGCGTCCACAAAGCTGAACGCGGGCGACATCGTGGAAGTGGTGGTGCCGCCGCCACCTCCAACCGAGATTCAGCCCGAGGACATCCCGCTCGAAGTGATGTTCGAGGATGAGCACCTGATCGTCATCAACAAGCACCCGGACATTCTCGTGCATCCGGCGCGGAGCCACAACAAGGGGACGATGGTCAATGCCCTGGCCTATCACTTTCGCGAGCGATCGAAATTGGGAGGCGCGCTCTCGGAGGTCGGAAAGGACCTCGCTCGGCCGGGGGTCGTTCACCGGCTCGATCGGCACACCAGCGGCGTCATCGTGTTCGCGAAGACCGAGGAAGCGCACTGGAAACTGGGACATTCGTTCGAGCACCGGCGCGTGGACAAGCGGTACATTGCGGTGGTGCACGGGATCGTGGAGCCGGATATTGATGTGATTGATTTGCCGCTGGGTCCGCATCCTTCGAGAGAGAAGGGATATCGCGAGAAGTATGTGGTGAGGCATGATGAACTCGGCAAGCCGTCGGTGACGGTGTGCCGCGTGAGGGAGCGGTACCGCAAAAGTGACAACGTGGCAGAGGGGCAAAGTGGCAACGTGGGAGATAGCCAAGTTCTGAGACGGGCGATGGGCTGGAAGCCGGCCGAGTCTTCTCCACCCTGTCGCCTCACTACTTCGCCACTCGGCCATTTCTCTTTGGTTGAGCTCGAGCTGCGCACCGGGCGCACGCACCAGATCCGCGTGCATTTGTCTCACCTGGGCTGGCCGATCGTGGGGGACGACATGTATGGCGGAAAGACATATTCCGATGCGAACGGAAATGTCCTGATCGCGCGGCAGGCGCTGCACGCGTGCATTCTCGGATTCACGCACCCGATTACAAACCGGCGGATGCAATTCACGGCGCCGCTCCGCGGCGATATGGCCTCGCTGGTGCGGGACTTGCGAGCGACGCACACCGTCGAGAGTCCAGAGACGCCGGGGGCGACGGTGGATCTCAAATTGCTCGAACGGTGAGAGAAGCTCTATCGCGCGAGTCGGGGCCTCAGCGAATGAGTTCCGCGCCGTTGAGGTAGGGGCGCAATGCCGCGGGCACGCGCACGCTGCCATCCTTTTGCTGGTGATTCTCGAGTAGCGGAATGAGGAAACGCGGGCTCGCGAGCACGGTGTTGTTGAGCGAATGGCAGAAGACCGTTTCAGTCTTGCCTCCCGCCGCTCCGGCACGATATCGCATGTTCAAGCGGCGGCACTGGAAGTCATACAAGCGACTCGCCGAATGCGTCTCGCCGAACGCGCCCTGCGGACGCCCCTCCTTGTCGAGTTCGCCTCGGCCCGGCATCCAGCTCTCGATGTCGATCATGTCGGCGTTCTTGGGGCCGAGGTCGCCGGTGCAGCACTGGAGCAGGCGGTAGGGAATCTCGAGCTGCTGGAGCAGTTCCTCGACGAAACCGATCATTTTTTTGTGCCAGGCGCGGCTCTCGGCCTCATCCGCCTTGCAGATCACGACCTGTTCCACCTTGTCGAATTGATGAATGCGATAGAGCCCCGCCGTGTCTTTTCCGGCCGCGCCCGCTTCGCGTCGAAAGCACGTGCTCACCGTGACATAGCGGAGCGGCAACTGAGACTCATCAAGAATCTCGTTCATGTGCAGGCCCATCAGGCCCACTTCGCCGGTTCCGGTGAGATAGAGATCGTGGCTGCCCGCCCCCACGCCGCCCTTTTCATCTGCTGCATCGGGATTCCGGCGCTGCGTCTCCGCGATGTGGTACGCCTGTTCGCGGCCCGCCGGGAAAAACCCCGTGCCGATCATCGCCTCCTCGCGCACGAGCACCGGCACGCTGATCGGCGTAAAGCCGTGCTTGTCGGTCATGAAGTCGGTGGCGAAGCGGAGGAGCGCGAGATGGAGGCGCATGCCCATCCCCGTCAGAACATAGCTGCGCGTTCCGGCGAGTTTGACTCCCCGCTCGAAATCCGCGAGTTTGAGATCGCGCACAATCTCCTGATGCGATTTGGGCTTGAAGCCGCGCGAGGCTTCGAATGACCTGCCAAAGTCGAAGCCGGCGGGGGCCCAGCGTTTGACTTCGACGTTGGATTCGCTGCCGGCCCCGACCGGGACATCGGCATCCGGCGGCAGAGGGACTTGCAACAGGAGTGCGTTGAGTTCGGGCTCGAGTGCCGCAAGCTGCGGTTCGATCGCGGCAATTTCGGACTTCAGGTGCGCGGGCTTGGCCTTCAGTTCATCAAGCTCACGTTGGAGTGACGCGGCCTCGTCTCCGGCTGCGTTCTTCAGAGCGCCGGCGAGCTTTCCGATTTGGGGCCCGGATTCTTTTTCGAGCTTTTTCTGCTCGGCGCGAAGCGTCTCGATGCGGGTCAGCAGGGCGCGCCGGTTCTCGTCGAACGCGAGCAGT
The DNA window shown above is from Phycisphaeraceae bacterium and carries:
- a CDS encoding type III pantothenate kinase, yielding MANEGIGNQRDGAELVAVCVGNSRTRIGIVSNGKVLEGRSVEQPEALEACLALRESSGASAFVIASVNKAVSVKLEMDLSARGSVYVIGRDLEIPIRHALDDASTVGQDRLLDAIGAYARLKEACVIADFGTAITIDFVDGEGTFHGGVIAPGVRATLRAMHSATSALPELEFEVPEAARGPFGKDTAHAMRLGVRNAVVGLLRHTVEQFAERFGTFPTVIATGGDAGLVEDDPMVDRVVPDLQMMGVAEVCRVALGGEGGESGEGGESDPPERE
- a CDS encoding 50S ribosome-binding GTPase — translated: MGTGAVAVIGLSAPDGPELDQLLERLRIHHLEVGRIALHDLLGVDRCVVMRWSETAAALMPHGGGAVVRAVCEALEACGLKRLDDDRPADLYQEAAGEIEAAMLAVLARARSPLAVDLLLDQPRRWSELRLKSDPDRDRLLNRLIDPPLVVARGASNIGKSTLVNALAGRRVSLVADEPGTTRDHVGVFLDLAGLVVRYVDTPGMREQAPEIEAEAVRITRDVLAQADLVLSCSDPGAAPVDGSDLPASADILRVGLRSDLGSQTHPVEVEVSARDSDSLARLVELVREKLVPRWVLDHPGPWRFWKAGEVQGVHP
- a CDS encoding RluA family pseudouridine synthase, yielding MSAGKIGVGHTMSPGEKPSKSRKRDGGDAARAESENDEAVEIELAGDQKWDAGPLVSTGGKVDASALERVISESEAGEDDAEVRTVRFKLLRNLDKRLDKYLCDRITFMSRNQLQKLIDEGGVSVNGRAPKASTKLNAGDIVEVVVPPPPPTEIQPEDIPLEVMFEDEHLIVINKHPDILVHPARSHNKGTMVNALAYHFRERSKLGGALSEVGKDLARPGVVHRLDRHTSGVIVFAKTEEAHWKLGHSFEHRRVDKRYIAVVHGIVEPDIDVIDLPLGPHPSREKGYREKYVVRHDELGKPSVTVCRVRERYRKSDNVAEGQSGNVGDSQVLRRAMGWKPAESSPPCRLTTSPLGHFSLVELELRTGRTHQIRVHLSHLGWPIVGDDMYGGKTYSDANGNVLIARQALHACILGFTHPITNRRMQFTAPLRGDMASLVRDLRATHTVESPETPGATVDLKLLER
- the serS gene encoding serine--tRNA ligase; translated protein: MIDLRQLRENPERFKAGAKAKNIHVEIDRLLAFDENRRALLTRIETLRAEQKKLEKESGPQIGKLAGALKNAAGDEAASLQRELDELKAKPAHLKSEIAAIEPQLAALEPELNALLLQVPLPPDADVPVGAGSESNVEVKRWAPAGFDFGRSFEASRGFKPKSHQEIVRDLKLADFERGVKLAGTRSYVLTGMGMRLHLALLRFATDFMTDKHGFTPISVPVLVREEAMIGTGFFPAGREQAYHIAETQRRNPDAADEKGGVGAGSHDLYLTGTGEVGLMGLHMNEILDESQLPLRYVTVSTCFRREAGAAGKDTAGLYRIHQFDKVEQVVICKADEAESRAWHKKMIGFVEELLQQLEIPYRLLQCCTGDLGPKNADMIDIESWMPGRGELDKEGRPQGAFGETHSASRLYDFQCRRLNMRYRAGAAGGKTETVFCHSLNNTVLASPRFLIPLLENHQQKDGSVRVPAALRPYLNGAELIR